One Paracoccaceae bacterium genomic region harbors:
- a CDS encoding cupin domain-containing protein, with product MQNIRAEVRLPTRALSEDIAFFTKTLGMRMDRIFPADDPKVAVFSGHGLRVRLETGDGTPGTIGILADDPVLIAGGMRRLTAPGGTRIEIAELDPPLVMPPVQHDFVVRRLADGAAWVVGRAGMQYRDLVPTRLGGAMIASHIRIPQGGPVPDMVHFHKVGFQLIFCVAGWVDVVYEDQGPPIRLHAGDCFIQPPEIRHRVLHASDGIEVIEIGVPAEHITELDHDMALPTPHLRPDRQWGGQRFVHNTADRGAFAPHRLPGFVARDTTIAANTGGVASVLVVRPGGGVAGWMRHSGDILFTYVMAGTLVLEGEGRAPVPLEKGDAFVIPPGLATRYGEPSPDLELLEVSLPAEVPTAPC from the coding sequence ATGCAGAACATCCGGGCCGAGGTGCGCCTGCCCACACGCGCGCTGTCCGAGGACATCGCCTTCTTCACCAAGACGCTGGGAATGCGGATGGACCGGATCTTTCCTGCCGACGACCCGAAGGTGGCGGTGTTCTCGGGCCATGGCCTGCGCGTCAGGCTGGAAACGGGCGATGGCACCCCCGGAACGATCGGCATCCTGGCGGACGACCCGGTGCTGATCGCCGGCGGAATGCGCCGCCTGACGGCCCCGGGCGGCACCCGCATCGAGATCGCCGAACTCGACCCGCCGCTGGTGATGCCGCCGGTGCAGCATGATTTTGTCGTGCGCCGCCTGGCGGATGGCGCAGCCTGGGTGGTCGGACGCGCCGGCATGCAGTATCGCGACCTTGTTCCCACCCGTCTCGGCGGCGCGATGATCGCCAGCCATATCCGGATTCCGCAGGGCGGCCCGGTGCCCGACATGGTGCATTTCCACAAGGTCGGCTTTCAGCTCATCTTCTGCGTCGCAGGCTGGGTCGATGTCGTCTACGAGGATCAGGGCCCGCCGATCCGCCTGCACGCCGGCGACTGCTTCATCCAGCCGCCCGAGATCCGCCATCGCGTCCTGCACGCAAGCGACGGCATCGAGGTGATCGAGATCGGTGTTCCCGCCGAGCACATCACCGAACTCGACCACGACATGGCCCTGCCGACACCGCACCTGCGGCCCGATCGCCAATGGGGCGGCCAGCGGTTCGTGCACAACACCGCCGACCGGGGGGCGTTCGCGCCGCATCGCCTGCCGGGTTTTGTCGCGAGGGACACGACCATCGCCGCGAACACGGGCGGGGTCGCGTCGGTTCTTGTGGTCCGGCCCGGTGGCGGGGTCGCCGGTTGGATGCGGCATTCCGGCGACATCCTGTTCACCTATGTCATGGCCGGCACCCTGGTTCTGGAGGGCGAGGGGCGGGCGCCGGTGCCGCTGGAGAAGGGAGATGCCTTCGTCATCCCGCCCGGACTTGCCACACGCTATGGCGAACCGTCGCCCGACCTCGAACTGCTGGAGGTCAGCCTGCCCGCCGAGGTTCCCACCGCGCCATGCTGA
- a CDS encoding cytidine deaminase, translating into MDLFDAAMTVRENAHAPYSRFKVGAAILSVEGNLHLGCNVENVAYPQGTCAEAGAIAAMVAAGDTRIAQILVVADAERPVPPCGGCRQKIAEFAAPDTPVTMCTTRGRRSTVTLADLLPGAFDAGFLPGLD; encoded by the coding sequence ATGGACCTGTTCGATGCCGCGATGACAGTGCGCGAGAATGCGCATGCGCCCTATTCCCGGTTCAAGGTTGGTGCGGCGATCCTGTCGGTCGAGGGAAACCTGCATCTGGGCTGCAACGTCGAGAATGTTGCCTATCCGCAGGGAACCTGCGCGGAGGCCGGGGCGATTGCGGCGATGGTCGCGGCCGGAGACACGCGCATCGCACAGATCCTCGTGGTTGCGGATGCGGAGCGGCCGGTGCCGCCCTGCGGCGGCTGTCGCCAGAAGATCGCTGAATTTGCGGCACCCGACACCCCGGTCACGATGTGCACCACCCGGGGCCGGCGCAGCACGGTCACGCTGGCCGACCTGCTGCCCGGCGCCTTCGACGCCGGGTTCCTGCCCGGTCTCGACTGA
- a CDS encoding thymidine phosphorylase encodes MDARSINAKLRRGEVPDADDLRWFADGLASGAVTDAQAGAFAMAVCLRGLGEAGRVALTRAMRDSGQVLSWDLPGPVVDKHSTGGIGDCVSLILAPALAACGAYVPMISGRGLGHTGGTLDKLEAIPGFRTQLSESALRRQMADVRCAIVSASEAIAPADRRLYAIRDVTGTVESIDLITASILSKKLAAGLEALVLDVKCGSGAFMKTRADADLLARALVSAAQGAGCMTTALVTDMSQPLATAAGNSLEVIEVMETLTGTSVNAALWDITAALGGEALALGGLAADPEDGAGRIRQALESGAAVEVFGRMVAAQGGPADFTERWPDRLPAAPVTREVQSPKAGFVGAIDTEALGLAVVRLGGGRLRDGDRVNPSVGLSDLASIGEDVTAGVPLALVHAATEAEAEAAVAAVRAAYRIDDAAPSEPPLVLGRIA; translated from the coding sequence ATGGACGCCAGATCGATCAACGCGAAGCTCCGTCGCGGCGAGGTGCCGGATGCAGACGACCTGCGTTGGTTCGCCGATGGGCTGGCGTCGGGCGCGGTCACGGATGCCCAGGCGGGGGCCTTCGCGATGGCGGTCTGCCTGCGCGGGCTTGGAGAGGCGGGCCGTGTCGCGCTGACCCGTGCCATGCGGGACAGCGGGCAGGTGCTGTCCTGGGACCTGCCGGGACCGGTGGTCGACAAGCATTCGACGGGCGGCATCGGCGATTGCGTGTCGCTGATCCTTGCCCCGGCACTCGCGGCCTGCGGTGCCTATGTTCCGATGATCTCGGGGCGTGGCCTGGGCCATACCGGCGGCACGCTCGACAAGCTCGAGGCGATCCCCGGTTTCCGCACCCAGCTGTCCGAAAGCGCGCTGCGCCGGCAGATGGCCGACGTGCGCTGCGCGATCGTGTCCGCCTCGGAGGCCATCGCACCGGCCGACCGGCGGCTCTATGCGATCCGCGACGTGACCGGCACGGTCGAGTCGATCGACCTCATCACGGCCTCGATCCTGTCCAAGAAACTTGCCGCGGGGCTCGAGGCGCTCGTGCTCGACGTGAAATGCGGCTCGGGGGCCTTCATGAAGACCCGCGCCGATGCCGACCTGCTGGCCCGCGCGCTCGTGTCCGCGGCGCAGGGGGCGGGCTGCATGACGACCGCGCTTGTCACGGACATGTCGCAGCCGCTGGCCACGGCTGCGGGCAATTCGCTGGAGGTGATCGAGGTGATGGAGACGCTGACCGGCACCTCGGTCAACGCGGCCCTCTGGGATATCACCGCGGCCCTCGGCGGCGAGGCGCTTGCGCTTGGCGGGCTTGCCGCCGACCCGGAGGACGGCGCCGGACGCATCCGCCAGGCGCTCGAATCCGGTGCGGCGGTCGAGGTTTTCGGCCGCATGGTCGCGGCGCAGGGCGGGCCCGCGGATTTCACCGAACGCTGGCCTGACCGCCTGCCTGCCGCGCCCGTGACGCGCGAGGTGCAAAGCCCGAAAGCGGGCTTTGTCGGCGCGATCGACACCGAGGCACTTGGCCTGGCGGTGGTGCGGCTGGGCGGCGGGCGGCTGCGCGACGGCGACCGGGTGAATCCCTCGGTCGGCCTGTCCGACCTCGCCTCGATCGGCGAGGATGTCACCGCGGGGGTGCCGCTTGCGCTTGTCCATGCCGCGACCGAGGCCGAGGCCGAGGCTGCTGTCGCTGCGGTGCGTGCGGCCTATCGCATCGACGATGCCGCCCCGAGCGAGCCGCCATTGGTTCTGGGGCGCATCGCATGA
- a CDS encoding phosphopentomutase: MTRAFVIVMDSVGAGGAPDAADFGDAGANTLGNIAAACAAGRADTGRSGPLRMPVLDGLGLSAAVRLASGADMPGMSAEPSGRWGAATEVSRGKDTPSGHWELAGVPVPWDWTYFPREVPAFPADLMQAVSRAAGTEGTLGNCHASGVPIVEALGAEHLRTGWPICYTSADSVFQIAAHEDAFGLARLQALCAAVAPRLHAMRVGRVIARPFTGAPGAFRRTGNRRDYAMEPPAPTILDRAQAAGRMTHAVGKIGDIFAHKGIGQEWKGQNDADLSEHIHTLADKAEPGSLTFVNFVEFDSLYGHRRDVAGYARALEWFDGVAGDFLARLRPGDMAIFTADHGNDPTWPGTDHTRERVPVLIAGAGAGPLGHIAFADVAETVAMHLGLPPAGPGRSRL; this comes from the coding sequence ATGACGCGGGCCTTCGTGATCGTCATGGATTCCGTCGGTGCGGGCGGTGCGCCCGATGCGGCCGATTTTGGGGATGCCGGGGCCAATACCCTGGGCAACATCGCGGCGGCCTGTGCTGCGGGCCGTGCCGACACGGGGCGCAGCGGGCCGCTGCGGATGCCGGTGCTTGACGGCCTTGGCCTGTCGGCGGCGGTGCGGCTGGCGTCCGGTGCCGACATGCCGGGCATGAGCGCGGAGCCTTCGGGCCGCTGGGGAGCCGCGACCGAGGTGTCGCGCGGCAAGGACACGCCGTCGGGGCACTGGGAACTTGCCGGGGTGCCGGTGCCCTGGGACTGGACCTATTTCCCGCGCGAGGTGCCCGCCTTTCCGGCCGACCTGATGCAGGCCGTGTCCCGCGCGGCGGGCACCGAGGGCACCCTGGGCAACTGCCATGCCTCGGGCGTGCCGATCGTCGAGGCGCTCGGGGCCGAGCATCTGCGGACCGGCTGGCCCATCTGCTACACCTCGGCCGACAGCGTGTTCCAGATCGCCGCGCATGAGGACGCATTCGGGCTTGCGCGGTTGCAGGCGCTGTGCGCGGCGGTTGCACCACGGCTGCACGCGATGCGCGTGGGACGGGTGATCGCGCGTCCGTTCACCGGCGCGCCCGGCGCGTTTCGCCGCACCGGCAACCGGCGCGACTATGCAATGGAACCGCCCGCGCCGACGATCCTGGATCGGGCGCAGGCGGCCGGGCGGATGACCCATGCGGTCGGCAAGATCGGCGACATCTTTGCCCACAAGGGCATCGGTCAGGAATGGAAGGGACAAAACGATGCTGATCTTTCCGAACATATCCACACGCTTGCGGACAAGGCGGAGCCTGGATCGCTGACATTCGTCAACTTCGTTGAGTTCGACAGCCTTTATGGTCATCGCCGTGACGTGGCCGGCTATGCCCGTGCGCTCGAATGGTTCGATGGTGTCGCCGGTGACTTTCTGGCGCGGTTGCGACCCGGGGACATGGCGATATTCACCGCCGATCACGGCAACGATCCCACCTGGCCCGGCACCGACCATACCCGCGAGCGGGTTCCCGTGCTGATCGCCGGGGCGGGGGCGGGGCCGCTGGGCCACATCGCCTTTGCCGATGTTGCGGAAACCGTGGCCATGCATCTGGGCCTGCCGCCCGCCGGACCGGGAAGGAGCCGCCTGTGA
- a CDS encoding adenosine deaminase: MTPPKIELHLHLEGAAPPAFVRGLAKEKHIDLSGIFDGQGNYRFTDFWNFLRVYEAATSVLTRPEDYARLTRAVLEESAASGVVYSETFLSPDFCGGRDLIAWREYLAAIREAAADAERDCGIVLRAVITCIRHFGPDKARETARCAAETAGDFVVGFGIAGDERSGKPADFTWAFDCARESRLGLTAHAGEWGGPESIRDALAAFRPTRIGHGVRAIEDPALVDRLAEDGIVLEVCPGSNIALGLYPDWRRHPIGELDRRGVKVTVSTDDPPFFHTTMTREWDRLAEALDWDAGQFARLNRTALDAAFCDADTRERILKRLESTDA; the protein is encoded by the coding sequence GTGACGCCCCCGAAGATCGAACTGCACCTGCATCTGGAAGGTGCCGCGCCGCCCGCCTTCGTGCGCGGGCTGGCCAAGGAAAAGCACATCGACCTGTCCGGCATCTTCGACGGGCAGGGCAACTACCGGTTCACCGACTTCTGGAATTTCCTGCGGGTCTACGAGGCTGCGACCTCGGTTCTGACCCGGCCCGAGGACTATGCCCGGCTGACCCGCGCGGTGCTTGAGGAAAGCGCGGCCAGCGGCGTGGTGTATTCCGAGACCTTCCTGTCGCCCGACTTCTGCGGCGGACGGGATCTGATCGCCTGGCGGGAATATCTTGCCGCGATCCGCGAGGCCGCCGCCGACGCCGAGCGGGATTGCGGGATCGTGCTGCGTGCCGTGATCACCTGCATCCGCCACTTCGGCCCGGACAAGGCGCGCGAGACGGCGCGGTGCGCGGCCGAGACGGCGGGCGATTTCGTCGTAGGGTTCGGCATCGCCGGGGATGAACGGTCAGGCAAGCCCGCCGATTTCACCTGGGCCTTTGACTGCGCCCGCGAGTCCCGGCTGGGCCTGACCGCCCATGCCGGCGAATGGGGCGGCCCGGAAAGCATCCGCGACGCGCTCGCCGCCTTCCGGCCCACGCGCATCGGGCACGGGGTGCGTGCCATCGAGGATCCCGCGCTTGTCGACCGGCTGGCCGAGGACGGCATCGTGCTGGAGGTTTGCCCGGGCTCGAACATCGCGCTTGGCCTCTATCCGGACTGGCGGCGGCATCCGATCGGCGAACTTGACCGCCGGGGGGTGAAGGTGACGGTCTCGACCGACGACCCGCCGTTCTTCCACACGACGATGACGCGCGAATGGGACCGGCTGGCTGAGGCTCTGGACTGGGACGCGGGACAGTTCGCGCGGCTGAACCGCACCGCGCTTGACGCGGCTTTCTGCGATGCCGATACCCGGGAGCGCATCCTCAAGCGGCTGGAGAGCACCGATGCCTGA
- the upp gene encoding uracil phosphoribosyltransferase, producing MPDHLTVVTHPLVQHKLSIMRDRETSTASFRRLLREISLLLAYEVTRELPMTTRAIETPLCAMDAPAIEGKKLALISILRAGNGLLDGILELIPAARVGFVGLYRDPETLQPVQYYCKLPDALEDRVCIVVDPMLATGNSSAAAVDLLKNARARNIRFLCLLAAPEGIERMKAAHPDVPIVTAAVDSHLNDHGYIVPGLGDAGDRMFGTK from the coding sequence ATGCCTGACCATCTGACCGTCGTCACCCATCCGCTCGTGCAGCACAAGCTGTCCATCATGCGCGACAGGGAAACCTCGACCGCATCCTTCCGCAGGCTGCTGCGCGAGATCAGCCTTCTGCTGGCCTACGAGGTCACGCGCGAACTGCCGATGACCACGCGGGCGATCGAGACGCCCCTCTGCGCGATGGATGCCCCGGCCATCGAGGGCAAGAAGCTGGCACTGATCTCGATATTGCGCGCGGGCAACGGGTTGCTGGACGGGATTCTGGAACTGATCCCGGCGGCGCGGGTCGGGTTCGTCGGGCTCTACCGCGACCCCGAGACGCTGCAGCCGGTCCAGTACTACTGCAAGTTGCCCGACGCATTGGAAGACCGGGTCTGCATCGTCGTCGATCCGATGCTGGCCACCGGCAATTCCAGTGCTGCGGCGGTCGATCTGCTGAAGAATGCGCGCGCGCGCAACATCCGCTTCCTGTGCCTGCTGGCGGCCCCGGAAGGCATCGAGCGCATGAAGGCCGCGCATCCTGACGTACCCATCGTCACAGCGGCTGTGGACAGCCATCTGAATGACCATGGATATATTGTACCTGGGCTAGGGGATGCGGGCGACCGCATGTTTGGTACAAAATAG
- a CDS encoding SPOR domain-containing protein — MLFRVLAVSGLSLLSLASVGQAQGLSGPRELPPPGFTGQQYVDSRGCVFLRGGVAGTTTWVPRVSANRRQLCGMPPSFTPAPAPVAVAEAPRAEPPAAVAPRRAGDPLATVATTTTAPAIRDTSRRTAIPAERYAAPPVVNPSPAPRAVAAAPVAAPEPAPVVRTARAASITPGCPAHAPYGERLLTTDGRSALLCVATADGIPDFARRLGAATGRIAAPAPQPVAVAPRAEPAPVARVASTPVTVAPVAPASPVGPRYYPDGRVSCPASQPVAQRFPLQGGGSTLLCTTGGGGMDAAVAGYVAPSGRTAAPIDPVTVPRGYRLAWQDDRLNPRRGLGTAAGQAAQDGVWSREVPARQVATATRTRVTTSASNAPRKAAQAVTLSTSAAPVARAVPGRFYVQVGSFGVPSNADGARGRLAGMGLPVATGRGSIKGKAVQVVHAGPFATEAEARRALSVARGAGFADAFIR, encoded by the coding sequence ATGCTGTTTCGTGTTCTGGCCGTTTCCGGCCTTTCCTTGCTGAGTCTCGCATCCGTCGGTCAGGCGCAGGGTCTGAGCGGGCCGCGCGAGCTGCCGCCTCCGGGGTTCACCGGCCAGCAGTATGTCGACAGCCGGGGCTGCGTGTTCCTGCGTGGCGGGGTTGCGGGCACCACCACCTGGGTTCCGCGGGTCAGTGCGAACCGCCGTCAACTCTGCGGGATGCCGCCCAGCTTCACCCCGGCGCCCGCACCCGTCGCGGTGGCCGAGGCGCCGCGTGCCGAACCCCCGGCGGCCGTGGCACCGCGCCGTGCGGGTGATCCTCTCGCCACCGTTGCCACGACGACAACCGCACCGGCAATCCGCGACACGTCGCGCCGTACGGCGATCCCGGCCGAACGGTATGCCGCGCCGCCCGTCGTGAACCCTTCCCCCGCGCCGCGCGCGGTCGCCGCGGCGCCGGTGGCGGCGCCTGAACCCGCACCGGTCGTGCGGACGGCGCGGGCAGCGTCGATCACCCCGGGTTGCCCCGCGCACGCGCCCTATGGCGAGCGGTTGCTGACCACCGACGGTCGCAGTGCCCTTCTGTGCGTGGCCACCGCCGATGGCATTCCCGATTTCGCTCGGCGTCTCGGTGCCGCGACGGGGCGCATCGCAGCACCTGCGCCGCAGCCCGTGGCCGTGGCGCCGCGTGCCGAACCCGCGCCCGTGGCCCGCGTGGCCAGCACCCCGGTGACCGTTGCCCCCGTCGCCCCGGCGTCGCCGGTCGGGCCGCGCTACTATCCGGACGGTCGCGTGTCCTGCCCGGCCAGCCAGCCGGTCGCGCAGCGCTTCCCGTTGCAGGGCGGGGGCAGCACGCTGCTCTGCACCACGGGCGGCGGCGGCATGGATGCGGCAGTGGCGGGCTATGTCGCCCCGTCGGGGCGCACCGCGGCACCGATCGACCCCGTCACCGTTCCGCGGGGATATCGCCTTGCCTGGCAGGACGACAGGCTGAACCCCCGCCGCGGCCTGGGCACGGCGGCGGGCCAGGCAGCACAGGACGGCGTGTGGAGCCGCGAGGTGCCCGCGCGCCAGGTCGCCACGGCCACCCGGACGCGGGTGACCACGTCGGCCAGCAACGCACCGCGCAAGGCGGCGCAGGCCGTCACCCTGTCAACCAGTGCGGCACCTGTGGCCCGCGCCGTTCCCGGGCGGTTCTATGTGCAGGTCGGCAGCTTCGGCGTTCCGTCCAACGCGGATGGCGCGCGGGGCCGGCTGGCCGGCATGGGTCTTCCGGTCGCAACCGGTCGCGGCAGCATAAAGGGCAAGGCGGTGCAGGTCGTGCACGCAGGCCCCTTCGCCACCGAGGCCGAGGCGCGCAGGGCGCTTTCGGTGGCCCGGGGCGCGGGCTTTGCGGACGCCTTCATACGATAG
- a CDS encoding AMP-binding protein produces the protein MGWLADEDGLGRNAANFRALTPLAHLQRAADVFADRIALVYGNLHRTYAEYHARATRLASALARAGVEPGDVVATILPNIPAQAEAHWGIPACGAILNTINTRLDADTVGYILEHGQAKVLICDTAFLSLAEAATARMDAPAPRIIEVPDPVAGIGASGRHTVYESFLAGGDPHMPWSMPEDEWESLALNYTSGTTGRPKGVVYHHRGAFLNTMGTVVSWGMTMHPVYLTIVPLFHCNGWCHTWMVPVLGGTIVCCRDITARAIYDAIADHGVTHFGGAPIVLNTLINAPDSDRRAFSHVVEVFTAGAPPPAATLAAIEPLGFHVKQVYGLTETYGHITECLWQDRWNDLPQAERAAIKARTGVVQPMAGEAVVMDPATMSPVPRDGATLGEIMLRGNTVMKGYYRNPAASAEAFSGGWFHSGDIAFQHEDGYIKITDRAKDIIISGGENVSSVEVEGVLMHHPSVLLCAVVAKPDEKWGEVPCAFVELKPGAATTEGELIAFSRERLAGFKTPKRVVFGDLPKTSTGKIQKFELRTRAKAL, from the coding sequence ATGGGATGGCTGGCAGACGAGGACGGGCTGGGGCGGAATGCGGCGAACTTCCGCGCGCTGACGCCACTGGCGCATCTGCAGCGGGCCGCCGATGTCTTTGCCGACCGCATCGCCCTGGTCTATGGCAATCTTCACCGGACCTATGCCGAATACCATGCGCGGGCGACCCGGCTGGCATCGGCCCTGGCCCGGGCAGGGGTCGAGCCGGGCGACGTGGTGGCAACAATCCTGCCCAACATTCCCGCACAGGCCGAGGCGCATTGGGGCATTCCGGCCTGCGGCGCCATCCTGAACACTATCAACACGCGCCTTGATGCCGATACGGTGGGCTACATCCTGGAACACGGGCAGGCGAAGGTGCTGATCTGCGACACTGCGTTCCTGTCGCTTGCCGAGGCGGCCACGGCACGGATGGACGCCCCCGCCCCCCGCATCATCGAGGTGCCGGATCCGGTGGCGGGGATCGGGGCTTCGGGCCGCCACACGGTCTATGAGTCCTTTCTTGCCGGGGGCGACCCCCACATGCCCTGGTCGATGCCCGAGGATGAATGGGAAAGCCTTGCGCTGAACTACACGTCGGGCACCACGGGGCGGCCGAAGGGCGTTGTCTATCACCACCGGGGCGCGTTCCTGAACACCATGGGCACGGTGGTGTCCTGGGGCATGACGATGCACCCGGTCTATCTGACCATCGTGCCGCTGTTCCATTGCAACGGCTGGTGCCACACGTGGATGGTGCCGGTTCTGGGCGGCACCATCGTCTGCTGCCGCGACATCACGGCGCGGGCGATCTATGACGCGATCGCGGATCACGGGGTGACGCATTTCGGCGGGGCGCCGATCGTGCTGAACACGCTGATCAATGCCCCCGACAGCGATCGCCGCGCGTTTTCCCATGTGGTCGAGGTGTTCACAGCGGGCGCCCCGCCGCCTGCCGCGACATTGGCCGCCATCGAGCCGCTGGGATTCCACGTCAAGCAGGTCTACGGCCTGACGGAAACCTATGGCCACATCACCGAATGCCTGTGGCAGGACCGCTGGAACGACCTGCCGCAGGCCGAGAGGGCCGCGATCAAGGCGCGGACCGGCGTGGTGCAGCCGATGGCGGGCGAGGCCGTGGTGATGGATCCCGCCACGATGTCGCCGGTGCCGCGCGACGGTGCGACGCTGGGCGAGATCATGCTGCGCGGCAATACGGTGATGAAGGGCTATTACCGCAACCCGGCCGCCAGTGCCGAGGCGTTCAGCGGCGGCTGGTTCCACTCGGGCGACATCGCCTTTCAGCACGAAGACGGATACATCAAGATCACCGACCGGGCGAAGGACATCATCATCTCGGGCGGCGAGAATGTCAGTTCGGTCGAGGTCGAGGGCGTGCTGATGCATCACCCGTCGGTCCTGCTGTGTGCCGTGGTGGCGAAACCGGACGAGAAATGGGGTGAGGTGCCGTGCGCCTTCGTCGAGTTGAAACCGGGGGCCGCGACGACCGAAGGCGAACTGATCGCCTTTTCGCGCGAACGTCTGGCGGGGTTCAAGACGCCCAAGCGCGTGGTCTTTGGCGATCTGCCCAAGACGTCGACCGGAAAGATCCAGAAGTTCGAACTGCGGACCCGCGCCAAGGCACTCTAG
- a CDS encoding DMT family transporter has product MTPLAAPPDRTLAAAGLILVYATIIGFTDNWVRVIAAEIGLWQFHAMRSAMAAVLVAVAAVALRLDMRPRRLTAVAGRSAIHGCAMLLYFGALAFLPVAQVAAGLFTAPIFVLLISRLVYGHPIGPVRVAAVAVGFLGVVLVLGPEALRGATLAAALPVVAGAMYAMGNIATREWCAGESALVLTTGFFAALGILGLVGMGVLAVVPLPAADGAAGFVLRGWVSPSGAVLAWTFVQAAGSLVGVGLMVRAYQLAEASRVSVIEYVILPLSAFWGWLIWAEMLTPLAGVGMVLITAAGLMIAARARTAAVAMS; this is encoded by the coding sequence ATGACCCCGCTCGCCGCACCCCCCGACCGCACGCTTGCCGCCGCCGGCCTGATCCTGGTCTATGCGACGATCATCGGCTTCACCGACAACTGGGTGCGGGTGATCGCCGCCGAGATCGGGTTGTGGCAGTTCCATGCGATGCGCTCGGCGATGGCCGCGGTGCTGGTCGCCGTGGCGGCCGTGGCGCTGCGGCTGGACATGCGGCCCCGGCGACTGACGGCCGTGGCGGGGCGGTCGGCGATCCACGGTTGCGCGATGCTGCTGTATTTCGGGGCGCTTGCCTTCCTGCCGGTGGCGCAGGTGGCCGCCGGGCTGTTCACGGCGCCGATCTTCGTGCTGCTGATCTCGCGTCTGGTCTATGGGCATCCCATCGGGCCGGTGCGGGTTGCGGCGGTTGCCGTCGGGTTCCTGGGTGTCGTGCTGGTCCTCGGCCCCGAGGCGCTGCGCGGTGCCACGCTGGCCGCCGCGCTGCCGGTTGTGGCGGGGGCGATGTATGCCATGGGCAACATCGCCACGCGCGAATGGTGCGCGGGCGAAAGCGCGCTTGTGCTGACCACCGGGTTCTTCGCTGCCCTGGGTATCCTGGGCCTGGTCGGCATGGGGGTGCTGGCGGTCGTGCCCCTGCCTGCGGCCGACGGCGCCGCAGGTTTCGTGCTGCGCGGATGGGTCAGCCCCTCGGGTGCCGTGCTGGCCTGGACCTTCGTGCAGGCGGCAGGCTCGCTGGTCGGTGTCGGGCTGATGGTGCGCGCCTATCAACTGGCCGAGGCCAGCCGCGTGTCGGTGATCGAATACGTCATCCTGCCGCTGTCGGCCTTCTGGGGCTGGCTGATCTGGGCCGAGATGCTGACGCCGCTGGCCGGGGTCGGCATGGTGCTGATCACGGCCGCCGGGCTGATGATCGCGGCGCGGGCGCGGACTGCGGCGGTCGCGATGTCGTGA
- a CDS encoding thymidine kinase, with protein MAKLHFNYSTMNAGKSTALLQASYNYHEGGMQTYLLTARLDGRAGTGRIASRIGIGQAADTFTPEDDLHARIATRLAQGKVACVFVDEAQFLTKAQVWQLARVVDDLGVPVMAYGLRVDFRGELFPGSAALLAWADEMREVRTICHCGKKATMVIRRGPDGRALREGEQVQIGGNETYQSLCRRHWRAAVDDR; from the coding sequence ATGGCCAAGCTGCACTTCAACTATTCGACCATGAACGCGGGCAAGTCGACCGCGCTGTTGCAGGCCTCCTACAACTATCACGAGGGCGGGATGCAGACCTATCTGCTGACGGCCCGTCTGGACGGGCGAGCCGGAACGGGCCGCATCGCCAGCCGCATCGGCATCGGCCAGGCGGCCGACACCTTCACCCCCGAGGATGACCTGCACGCCCGCATTGCCACCCGTCTGGCGCAGGGCAAGGTCGCCTGCGTCTTTGTCGACGAGGCGCAATTTCTGACCAAGGCGCAGGTCTGGCAGCTTGCCCGCGTGGTCGACGACCTTGGCGTGCCGGTCATGGCCTACGGGCTGCGGGTGGATTTCAGGGGAGAGCTGTTCCCCGGTTCCGCCGCACTTCTGGCCTGGGCGGACGAGATGCGCGAGGTCCGCACGATCTGCCACTGCGGCAAGAAGGCCACGATGGTGATCCGGCGCGGTCCCGACGGCCGGGCGCTGCGGGAAGGCGAGCAGGTGCAGATCGGCGGCAACGAGACGTATCAGAGCCTGTGCCGCCGTCACTGGCGCGCCGCCGTGGATGACCGGTGA